A DNA window from Impatiens glandulifera chromosome 7, dImpGla2.1, whole genome shotgun sequence contains the following coding sequences:
- the LOC124946196 gene encoding uncharacterized protein LOC124946196, which produces MEDRKELTTTTAHGPPPAKSQRFDRCLSLPFAEIKIEPTSIKSLKHLDSTKFKLEIKKWAKSVAKYARQYAMVTDKGSSYYGAQVWLNVWNPKVEYGELSASKMWLVGAKSQDFNEEYNSIEAGWIVYPSRYKDSKTRFYISWTGEGANNTGCYDLDCQGFVQTNRKYAIGASITPVSSYNGSQFELPVTIFKDTRTGDWWLQLSGTNMGYWPNSLFTVLSDHANIVNWGGEILNDRSEGHHTTTQMGSGHFPTEGYKKSAFMTVLRVTDSNYAQRNPGFLKYTLTSLGCYDVKIVDRDSGGHAVSFGACQSIYNVSATTEKVSDLKHKGYVKTIETNDGEIIDCVDIYKQPAFDNPLIKDIQMSPSSYPLGMETDSKSNQMLLQDWQKYGECPEGTIPIRRSTSSSHHTESPPFAMIQRQSNFSIKSSPSDGHEYALVSDEGSNYYGASATLNVWNPSVEYGEFSSGLIWVISSTAKEFYENFNSVQAGWTVYPSRYKDIRARVFIYWTGDGYQKTGCFDLDCKGFVQISRHLVLGAALEPLSSYGGRQYEIPITIFKDSKTGDWWLKIAGNFIGYWPKSLFTGLVDHATLVNWGGEIVNDRSGGHHTTTQMGSGHFPSEGFTKAAYMDRLKVFDSDIVAKDPGFIVSTLTSLGCYNITIERKVDGQSISYGGPGFNPACF; this is translated from the exons ATGGAAGACCGAAAAGAATTGACAACCACCACCGCCCACGGCCCTCCTCCGGCCAAAAGCCAACGTTTTGATCGATGTTTATCGTTACCCTTTGCGGAGATAAAGATAGAACCAACTTCGATCAAATCATTAAAACATCTTGATTCAACCAAGTTCAAACTCGAGATTAAGAAATGGGCAAAATCCGTCGCAAAATATGCAAGACAA TATGCCATGGTTACTGATAAAGGGAGTTCTTACTATGGGGCACAAGTTTGGCTTAATGTATGGAACCCGAAAGTTGAGTATGGTGAGTTAAGTGCGAGTAAAATGTGGCTTGTTGGAGCAAAATCACAAGATTTCAATGAAGAGTACAATAGTATTGAAGCTGGATGGATA GTTTATCCATCAAGATACAAGGATAGCAAAACAAGATTCTACATATCTTGGAcg GGTGAAGGAGCTAATAATACTGGATGCTATGATCTTGATTGTCAAGGCTTTGTCCAAACAAATAGAAAATATGCCATTGGTGCTTCAATAACACCTGTTTCTTCTTATAATGGAAGTCAATTTGAACTTCCAGTTACCATTTTCAAG GATACAAGAACAGGAGATTGGTGGCTTCAATTGTCTGGGACCAACATGGGGTATTGGCCTAATTCTCTCTTCACAGTCCTTTCGGACCATGCAAATATAGTAAATTGGGGTGGGGAGATTTTGAATGATAGATCGGAAGGACATCATACAACTACTCAAATGGGAAGTGGTCATTTTCCAACCGAAGGATATAAAAAATCAGCTTTTATGACCGTTTTAAGGGTAACCGATTCCAACTATGCTCAAAGAAATCCAGGATTCCTAAAATATACCTTGACTAGCCTAGGATGTTATGACGTAAAAATTGTCGATAGAGATTCCGGTGGTCACGCGGTATCTTTTGGAG CTTGTCAATCGATATACAATGTTTCTGCCACAACCGAAAAAGTATCGGATTTGAAGCACAAAGGCTATGTAAAAACAATAGAG ACCAACGACGGAGAAATAATTGACtgtgttgatatatataaacaacccGCATTTGATAATCCTCTTATTAAAGATATACAG aTGAGTCCTAGTTCTTATCCTCTTGGAATGGAAACGGATTCAAAATCCAATCAAATGCTACTTCAAGATTGGCAAAAATATGGAGAATGCCCGGAAGGCACGATTCCCATAAGAAGAAGTACAAGTTCTAGCCACCATACCGAGTCTCCGCCATTTGCTATGATTCAACGACAAAgtaattttagtattaaatCGTCTCCAAGTGATGGCCATGAG TATGCCCTGGTTTCTGACGAAGGCAGCAATTACTATGGAGCCAGTGCAACACTTAATGTATGGAACCCTAGTGTTGAGTATGGCGAGTTCAGTTCTGGTCTAATATGGGTTATTTCATCGACAGcaaaagaattttatgaaaACTTCAATAGCGTTCAAGCCGGATGGACG GTATATCCATCAAGATACAAAGACATCCGAGCACGAGTCTTTATATATTGGACG GGTGATGGATATCAAAAGACAGGATGCTTTGATCTTGATTGCAAAGGCTTTGTCCAAATAAGTAGGCACCTTGTCCTTGGTGCTGCATTAGAACCTCTTTCCTCTTATGGTGGGAGGCAATATGAGATACCAATTACCATTTTTAAG GACTCAAAAACAGGAGATTGGTGGCTTAAAATAGCTGGGAATTTTATAGGGTATTGGCCTAAATCTCTTTTCACCGGCCTTGTTGATCATGCCACTTTAGTGAATTGGGGCGGAGAGATTGTTAACGATAGATCGGGAGGGCATCACACGACTACTCAAATGGGAAGTGGTCATTTCCCATCGGAAGGCTTTACCAAAGCAGCTTATATGGATAGGTTGAAAGTATTTGATTCCGACATTGTTGCAAAAGATCCGGGGTTTATAGTATCAACTCTTACTAGTTTAGGATGCTATAACATAACAATCGAGAGGAAAGTAGATGGTCAATCAATATCTTATGGAGGTCCTGGATTTAACCCAGCATGCTTTTGA